In Bacteroidota bacterium, the sequence TAAACTGTCCGGTATTTACCGATTTTGAAACAATGGTCCATAAAACTAAACCTGATACCGTAATTGTTACAACTGTTGACGGTAATCATCACACATTCATCGCTAAAGCCCTCGCGATGGGATGTAATGTTATTACCGAAAAACCTCTTACTACTGACGAAGTAAAATTAAAACAGATTTTAGATGCCGAAAAAAAATATAATAAGCAGGTAATAATGGCATTTAATTACAGGTTCACTCCGTATCGTGCAAAAATTAAGGAACTACTGATGCAAGAACGTATAGGCCGTCTGACTTCAGTAGATTTCAACTGGTATTTAGATGTATATCATGGGGCTGATTATTTTCGCAGGTGGCATCGGCTTCGCGAACATTCAGGATCACTTCTCGTACATAAATCCACACATCATTTCGATCTTCTAAACTGGTGGATTGATTCTGACCCAGAAATCGTTACAGCGTTTGGCGCTCTAGAATTTTACGGAAAGAATAATCCCTTTCGTTTCACTCACTGCCGTCCGTGTCCACACAAAGACCGATGTAAATTCTTTTTTGACCTAACAAAGAACAAATATCTAATGGATTTATATGCAGCGAATAAGAAGTACGATGGTTATCTGCGCGATGGATGTGTGTGGAAAGAAGATATCGACATCTATGATAAAATGGCAGTGCAGATAAAGTATGCGAACAATGTTCAGGTAAGTTACTCTCTTACTAGTTACTCGCCTTATGAAGGATATCGAATTGCATTCAATGGAACCAAGGGAAGAATAGATGCCTGGATTCACCAGCGCCAGAGTTGGGCTATGGAAAATTTTAATGAATTCCAGTTAACAGATAATTTTGGCAATAGAGAGTTCATTCAAATGCCCCGCATTGAAGGAGGACACAATGGAGGTGATATTCTGTTGTTAGATAGAATATTCTTGTATCCGACGCAACCCGATGAGTTAGGGCAGTCGGCTGGACTTCGAGATGGAGCAATGTCGATTCTCACCGGGGTTGCTGCAAGAAAAAGTATTGATACCGGGCTTCCTATTAAGATTGCTGACCTTTCGGAATTCGTTCCTCAAAAGAATAGGAAAGGATAGCTTCAAAAATAAGACAAAACGAATTGTCGAATGTCATCATAGTATAATCTGCAATTTTATACTATTTTTGCTACTGTTATTCGTTGTCCCTCAGTCAGTGATATCTCAGAATAACACGAATAATTATGACATCATCGTATCACAAGATGGTACCGGCAATTATGCAACAGTCCAAGATGCTCTGAATGTGGTTCCTGATAATAGCGAAAGTCGCACTTTAATTTTTATAAAAAAGGGTACATATAAAGAAAAAATAATACTGCGTGCCTCAAAAAAGAATGTTACCATAATTGGAGAAAATGTAGGAAATGTAATTCTTACGTATGATGATTATTCAGGGAAAATTGTTGGTGGCGATACTCTAACTACCTTTACTTCTTATTCCTTTTTTATCCAAGCTGACGGATTTAGCGCTGAAAATATTACGTTTGAAAACTCCGCAGGTCCTGTAGGACAAGCAGTAGCTGTGATGGTGAAAGGTGATAGGGTAATTTTCAAAAACTGCCGCTTTCTTGGTCATCAGGATACTTTTTATACACAAGGTGTCGGGAGATGCTATCTTGATTCATGTTATATCGAAGGAACAACTGATTTTATTTTTGGAAGCTCGATTGTTGTATTCAATAGATGTATTTTACAGAGTAAGAAAAATTCTTATATTACAGCAGCATCGACCCCCGAAGGAAATAAATTCGGATATGTATTCTTTAATTGTAAGCTAACAGCAGCAGATGGAATCGACAGCGTATATCTTGGAAGACCTTGGCGAATATATGCTAAAACAGTTTTTATTGAGTGTGAACTTGGTAACCAAATCAAGCCAGAAGGTTGGCATAATTGGAAGAAACCAGAAGCTGAAAAAACTACATTCTATGCTGAGTACAAATGTTTCGGGGCTGGTTCTCTTACTAATAATCGAGTAGAATGGTCGAGGCAATTGAGCGATATAGATGTCGCTGAATATACTTTAGAAAAAATATTTGCAGCCGATGCTTCAGCAACTCCATATAAATATGATTGGAATCCTTTTATAAAATAAATTATGATTAATATCATTTCAAATAATATTAAAATATTTTTACTCGTCATATTGTGTTTTTTACTTCTTGGCTTTACTCAAATTTCGGATGAGCATATTACGATTTATATGATTGGTGATTCGACAATGGCAGATAAACCTATCGAGGATAACCCGGAAAGGGGATGGGGTCAAATGTTACCTATTTTTTTCGATAGTTCGGTAATAGTTGAAAACCATGCTAAGAATGGAAGAAGCACGCGAACATTCTTAGCGGAAAACCGCTGGCAGCCGATTGTCGAAAAGTTAAAACAGGGAGATTATGTTTTTATCCAATTCGGACATAACGACCAGAGTAAAGAAAAAGTAGATCGTTATACACCACCCGAAGATTATCGAAATAATCTGATTAAATTTATAACTGAAACACATGAGAAAAATGCCCAACCCATCCTTTGCACTTCAATCGTGCGAAGACGATTTGATGAGAATGGTAAATTCTACGATGTTCACGGAGTCTACCCCGATATCGTAAGAGAGGTAGCTAAAGAGTTCAACGTCCCCCTTATTGATATGCA encodes:
- a CDS encoding rhamnogalacturonan acetylesterase, which gives rise to MIGDSTMADKPIEDNPERGWGQMLPIFFDSSVIVENHAKNGRSTRTFLAENRWQPIVEKLKQGDYVFIQFGHNDQSKEKVDRYTPPEDYRNNLIKFITETHEKNAQPILCTSIVRRRFDENGKFYDVHGVYPDIVREVAKEFNVPLIDMHRKSEKLIVEFGSDSSKQIFLWVEPGKYKSLPNGKQDNTHFSEFGAIKMAELAVEGIKELKLGLENYLKQRNDIE
- a CDS encoding Gfo/Idh/MocA family oxidoreductase, which translates into the protein MSEIKNISRREFVSATTKTVAGAFLLNSVHNVIGISSSPKMKLAIVGTGHRAVGMWGKDVVTNYGESTEFVGLCDINPGRLEYAKKHIGINCPVFTDFETMVHKTKPDTVIVTTVDGNHHTFIAKALAMGCNVITEKPLTTDEVKLKQILDAEKKYNKQVIMAFNYRFTPYRAKIKELLMQERIGRLTSVDFNWYLDVYHGADYFRRWHRLREHSGSLLVHKSTHHFDLLNWWIDSDPEIVTAFGALEFYGKNNPFRFTHCRPCPHKDRCKFFFDLTKNKYLMDLYAANKKYDGYLRDGCVWKEDIDIYDKMAVQIKYANNVQVSYSLTSYSPYEGYRIAFNGTKGRIDAWIHQRQSWAMENFNEFQLTDNFGNREFIQMPRIEGGHNGGDILLLDRIFLYPTQPDELGQSAGLRDGAMSILTGVAARKSIDTGLPIKIADLSEFVPQKNRKG
- a CDS encoding pectinesterase family protein, encoding MISQNNTNNYDIIVSQDGTGNYATVQDALNVVPDNSESRTLIFIKKGTYKEKIILRASKKNVTIIGENVGNVILTYDDYSGKIVGGDTLTTFTSYSFFIQADGFSAENITFENSAGPVGQAVAVMVKGDRVIFKNCRFLGHQDTFYTQGVGRCYLDSCYIEGTTDFIFGSSIVVFNRCILQSKKNSYITAASTPEGNKFGYVFFNCKLTAADGIDSVYLGRPWRIYAKTVFIECELGNQIKPEGWHNWKKPEAEKTTFYAEYKCFGAGSLTNNRVEWSRQLSDIDVAEYTLEKIFAADASATPYKYDWNPFIK